A DNA window from Labrus mixtus chromosome 4, fLabMix1.1, whole genome shotgun sequence contains the following coding sequences:
- the mfge8b gene encoding milk fat globule EGF and factor V/VIII domain containing b isoform X3, producing the protein MKEKTIFPLWMQLFAACLVFGVNGEYCKVNMCSNGGTCVTGAGAPFICICPDGFTGETCSETETGPCNPNPCKNDATCDERGHSRRGDVFSEYVCKCQPGFDGVHCQNNVNDCAVQPCQNGGTCRDLEGDFKCHCPSPYVGKNCQLRCISLLGMEGGGIAESQISASSVRYTMLGLQRWGPELSRLNNKGLVNAWSPAGHDKNPWIQINMQRKMRFTGMVTQGASRIGTAEFIKAFKVASSLDGKTYMVYRTEGEKKDRVFVGNVDNDSTKTNLFDPPIIAQYIRIIPVVCRKACTMRMELVGCELNVYSNTAGCSEPMGMKSRLVTNRQITASSTFRTWGIESFTWHPHYARLDKQGKTNAWTAASNNRSEWLQVDLESPKKITGIITQGAKDFGSIQFVTAFKVAYSDDGKSWTMVKDETTKTDRIFPGNSDNNVHKKNIFEPSFYGRYVRILPWEWHERITLRMELLGCDE; encoded by the exons ATGAAGGAGAAGACAATTTTCCCCCTTTGGATGCAACTTTTCGCTGCTTGTCTCGTGTTTGGGGTGAACG GTGAATACTGTAAGGTGAACATGTGCAGTAATGGTGGAACCTGTGTTACCGGAGCAGGAGCTCCATTCATCTGTATCTGCCCTGACGGCTTCACTGGAGAAACTTGCTCCGAGACTGAGACTG GGCCCTGCAACCCCAACCCGTGCAAGAACGATGCCACCTGTGACGAGAGGGGTCACTCACGTCGAGGTGACGTCTTCAGCGAGTACGTCTGCAAGTGCCAGCCAGGCTTTGATGGAGTCCACTGCCAGAACA ATGTGAATGACTGTGCCGTCCAGCCATGCCAGAACGGTGGCACCTGCAGGGACCTGGAGGGAGATTTTAAATGCCACTGCCCGTCCCCTTATGTGGGAAAAAACTGTCAACTGC GCTGTATTTCTCTGCTCGGCATGGAGGGAGGGGGCATCGCTGAGTCTCAGATCTCAGCCTCATCGGTCCGTTACACCATGTTGGGCCTGCAGCGATGGGGACCTGAGCTCTCCCGCCTTAACAACAAGGGACTGGTTAACGCCTGGAGCCCTGCTGGACATGACAAGAACCCATGGATACAG ATCAACATGCAAAGAAAGATGCGATTCACAGGCATGGTGACGCAGGGGGCCAGTCGCATTGGAACAGCAGAGTTCATCAAGGCCTTCAAGGTGGCCTCCAGTCTGGACGGAAAGACTTACATGGTGTacaggacagagggagagaagaaggacCGT GTTTTTGTTGGAAACGTGGACAACGACAGCACCAAGACAAACCTGTTCGATCCTCCCATCATCGCTCAGTACATCCGCATCATCCCCGTGGTGTGTCGTAAAGCCTGCACAATGCGCATGGAGCTGGTGGGCTGCGAGCTCAACG TGTATTCAAACACTGCAGGTTGTTCAGAGCCAATGGGCATGAAATCCCGGCTGGTGACTAATCGCCAGATCACGGCCTCCAGCACCTTCCGCACCTGGGGCATAGAGTCCTTCACATGGCACCCTCACTACGCCCGCCTGGACAAACAGGGCAAGACCAACGCCTGGACCGCCGCCTCCAACAACCGATCTGAGTGGCTGCAG GTGGACCTGGAGTCTCCCAAGAAGATCACAGGAATCATTACACAGGGGGCCAAAGACTTCGGCTCCATCCAGTTCGTCACAGCCTTCAAAGTGGCTTACAGTGATGACGGAAAGTCCTGGACCATGGTGAAGGATGAGaccacaaagacagacagg ATTTTCCCGGGAAACAGCGACAACAACGTGCACAAAAAGAACATCTTCGAGCCGTCGTTCTACGGCCGATACGTCCGCATCCTGCCCTGGGAATGGCACGAGCGCATCACCCTGCGGATGGAGCTTCTGGGCTGCGACGAGTAG
- the mfge8b gene encoding milk fat globule EGF and factor V/VIII domain containing b isoform X4, whose translation MKEKTIFPLWMQLFAACLVFGVNGEYCKVNMCSNGGTCVTGAGAPFICICPDGFTGETCSETETGPCNPNPCKNDATCDERGHSRRGDVFSEYVCKCQPGFDGVHCQNNVNDCAVQPCQNGGTCRDLEGDFKCHCPSPYVGKNCQLRCISLLGMEGGGIAESQISASSVRYTMLGLQRWGPELSRLNNKGLVNAWSPAGHDKNPWIQINMQRKMRFTGMVTQGASRIGTAEFIKAFKVASSLDGKTYMVYRTEGEKKDRVFVGNVDNDSTKTNLFDPPIIAQYIRIIPVVCRKACTMRMELVGCELNGCSEPMGMKSRLVTNRQITASSTFRTWGIESFTWHPHYARLDKQGKTNAWTAASNNRSEWLQVDLESPKKITGIITQGAKDFGSIQFVTAFKVAYSDDGKSWTMVKDETTKTDRIFPGNSDNNVHKKNIFEPSFYGRYVRILPWEWHERITLRMELLGCDE comes from the exons ATGAAGGAGAAGACAATTTTCCCCCTTTGGATGCAACTTTTCGCTGCTTGTCTCGTGTTTGGGGTGAACG GTGAATACTGTAAGGTGAACATGTGCAGTAATGGTGGAACCTGTGTTACCGGAGCAGGAGCTCCATTCATCTGTATCTGCCCTGACGGCTTCACTGGAGAAACTTGCTCCGAGACTGAGACTG GGCCCTGCAACCCCAACCCGTGCAAGAACGATGCCACCTGTGACGAGAGGGGTCACTCACGTCGAGGTGACGTCTTCAGCGAGTACGTCTGCAAGTGCCAGCCAGGCTTTGATGGAGTCCACTGCCAGAACA ATGTGAATGACTGTGCCGTCCAGCCATGCCAGAACGGTGGCACCTGCAGGGACCTGGAGGGAGATTTTAAATGCCACTGCCCGTCCCCTTATGTGGGAAAAAACTGTCAACTGC GCTGTATTTCTCTGCTCGGCATGGAGGGAGGGGGCATCGCTGAGTCTCAGATCTCAGCCTCATCGGTCCGTTACACCATGTTGGGCCTGCAGCGATGGGGACCTGAGCTCTCCCGCCTTAACAACAAGGGACTGGTTAACGCCTGGAGCCCTGCTGGACATGACAAGAACCCATGGATACAG ATCAACATGCAAAGAAAGATGCGATTCACAGGCATGGTGACGCAGGGGGCCAGTCGCATTGGAACAGCAGAGTTCATCAAGGCCTTCAAGGTGGCCTCCAGTCTGGACGGAAAGACTTACATGGTGTacaggacagagggagagaagaaggacCGT GTTTTTGTTGGAAACGTGGACAACGACAGCACCAAGACAAACCTGTTCGATCCTCCCATCATCGCTCAGTACATCCGCATCATCCCCGTGGTGTGTCGTAAAGCCTGCACAATGCGCATGGAGCTGGTGGGCTGCGAGCTCAACG GTTGTTCAGAGCCAATGGGCATGAAATCCCGGCTGGTGACTAATCGCCAGATCACGGCCTCCAGCACCTTCCGCACCTGGGGCATAGAGTCCTTCACATGGCACCCTCACTACGCCCGCCTGGACAAACAGGGCAAGACCAACGCCTGGACCGCCGCCTCCAACAACCGATCTGAGTGGCTGCAG GTGGACCTGGAGTCTCCCAAGAAGATCACAGGAATCATTACACAGGGGGCCAAAGACTTCGGCTCCATCCAGTTCGTCACAGCCTTCAAAGTGGCTTACAGTGATGACGGAAAGTCCTGGACCATGGTGAAGGATGAGaccacaaagacagacagg ATTTTCCCGGGAAACAGCGACAACAACGTGCACAAAAAGAACATCTTCGAGCCGTCGTTCTACGGCCGATACGTCCGCATCCTGCCCTGGGAATGGCACGAGCGCATCACCCTGCGGATGGAGCTTCTGGGCTGCGACGAGTAG
- the mfge8b gene encoding milk fat globule EGF and factor V/VIII domain containing b isoform X2, translating into MKEKTIFPLWMQLFAACLVFGVNGEYCKVNMCSNGGTCVTGAGAPFICICPDGFTGETCSETETGPCNPNPCKNDATCDERGHSRRGDVFSEYVCKCQPGFDGVHCQNSVQGADFSSSKDVNDCAVQPCQNGGTCRDLEGDFKCHCPSPYVGKNCQLRCISLLGMEGGGIAESQISASSVRYTMLGLQRWGPELSRLNNKGLVNAWSPAGHDKNPWIQINMQRKMRFTGMVTQGASRIGTAEFIKAFKVASSLDGKTYMVYRTEGEKKDRVFVGNVDNDSTKTNLFDPPIIAQYIRIIPVVCRKACTMRMELVGCELNGCSEPMGMKSRLVTNRQITASSTFRTWGIESFTWHPHYARLDKQGKTNAWTAASNNRSEWLQVDLESPKKITGIITQGAKDFGSIQFVTAFKVAYSDDGKSWTMVKDETTKTDRIFPGNSDNNVHKKNIFEPSFYGRYVRILPWEWHERITLRMELLGCDE; encoded by the exons ATGAAGGAGAAGACAATTTTCCCCCTTTGGATGCAACTTTTCGCTGCTTGTCTCGTGTTTGGGGTGAACG GTGAATACTGTAAGGTGAACATGTGCAGTAATGGTGGAACCTGTGTTACCGGAGCAGGAGCTCCATTCATCTGTATCTGCCCTGACGGCTTCACTGGAGAAACTTGCTCCGAGACTGAGACTG GGCCCTGCAACCCCAACCCGTGCAAGAACGATGCCACCTGTGACGAGAGGGGTCACTCACGTCGAGGTGACGTCTTCAGCGAGTACGTCTGCAAGTGCCAGCCAGGCTTTGATGGAGTCCACTGCCAGAACA GTGTCCAAGGTGCAGATTTCAGTTCAAGCAAAG ATGTGAATGACTGTGCCGTCCAGCCATGCCAGAACGGTGGCACCTGCAGGGACCTGGAGGGAGATTTTAAATGCCACTGCCCGTCCCCTTATGTGGGAAAAAACTGTCAACTGC GCTGTATTTCTCTGCTCGGCATGGAGGGAGGGGGCATCGCTGAGTCTCAGATCTCAGCCTCATCGGTCCGTTACACCATGTTGGGCCTGCAGCGATGGGGACCTGAGCTCTCCCGCCTTAACAACAAGGGACTGGTTAACGCCTGGAGCCCTGCTGGACATGACAAGAACCCATGGATACAG ATCAACATGCAAAGAAAGATGCGATTCACAGGCATGGTGACGCAGGGGGCCAGTCGCATTGGAACAGCAGAGTTCATCAAGGCCTTCAAGGTGGCCTCCAGTCTGGACGGAAAGACTTACATGGTGTacaggacagagggagagaagaaggacCGT GTTTTTGTTGGAAACGTGGACAACGACAGCACCAAGACAAACCTGTTCGATCCTCCCATCATCGCTCAGTACATCCGCATCATCCCCGTGGTGTGTCGTAAAGCCTGCACAATGCGCATGGAGCTGGTGGGCTGCGAGCTCAACG GTTGTTCAGAGCCAATGGGCATGAAATCCCGGCTGGTGACTAATCGCCAGATCACGGCCTCCAGCACCTTCCGCACCTGGGGCATAGAGTCCTTCACATGGCACCCTCACTACGCCCGCCTGGACAAACAGGGCAAGACCAACGCCTGGACCGCCGCCTCCAACAACCGATCTGAGTGGCTGCAG GTGGACCTGGAGTCTCCCAAGAAGATCACAGGAATCATTACACAGGGGGCCAAAGACTTCGGCTCCATCCAGTTCGTCACAGCCTTCAAAGTGGCTTACAGTGATGACGGAAAGTCCTGGACCATGGTGAAGGATGAGaccacaaagacagacagg ATTTTCCCGGGAAACAGCGACAACAACGTGCACAAAAAGAACATCTTCGAGCCGTCGTTCTACGGCCGATACGTCCGCATCCTGCCCTGGGAATGGCACGAGCGCATCACCCTGCGGATGGAGCTTCTGGGCTGCGACGAGTAG
- the mfge8b gene encoding milk fat globule EGF and factor V/VIII domain containing b isoform X1, whose protein sequence is MKEKTIFPLWMQLFAACLVFGVNGEYCKVNMCSNGGTCVTGAGAPFICICPDGFTGETCSETETGPCNPNPCKNDATCDERGHSRRGDVFSEYVCKCQPGFDGVHCQNSVQGADFSSSKDVNDCAVQPCQNGGTCRDLEGDFKCHCPSPYVGKNCQLRCISLLGMEGGGIAESQISASSVRYTMLGLQRWGPELSRLNNKGLVNAWSPAGHDKNPWIQINMQRKMRFTGMVTQGASRIGTAEFIKAFKVASSLDGKTYMVYRTEGEKKDRVFVGNVDNDSTKTNLFDPPIIAQYIRIIPVVCRKACTMRMELVGCELNVYSNTAGCSEPMGMKSRLVTNRQITASSTFRTWGIESFTWHPHYARLDKQGKTNAWTAASNNRSEWLQVDLESPKKITGIITQGAKDFGSIQFVTAFKVAYSDDGKSWTMVKDETTKTDRIFPGNSDNNVHKKNIFEPSFYGRYVRILPWEWHERITLRMELLGCDE, encoded by the exons ATGAAGGAGAAGACAATTTTCCCCCTTTGGATGCAACTTTTCGCTGCTTGTCTCGTGTTTGGGGTGAACG GTGAATACTGTAAGGTGAACATGTGCAGTAATGGTGGAACCTGTGTTACCGGAGCAGGAGCTCCATTCATCTGTATCTGCCCTGACGGCTTCACTGGAGAAACTTGCTCCGAGACTGAGACTG GGCCCTGCAACCCCAACCCGTGCAAGAACGATGCCACCTGTGACGAGAGGGGTCACTCACGTCGAGGTGACGTCTTCAGCGAGTACGTCTGCAAGTGCCAGCCAGGCTTTGATGGAGTCCACTGCCAGAACA GTGTCCAAGGTGCAGATTTCAGTTCAAGCAAAG ATGTGAATGACTGTGCCGTCCAGCCATGCCAGAACGGTGGCACCTGCAGGGACCTGGAGGGAGATTTTAAATGCCACTGCCCGTCCCCTTATGTGGGAAAAAACTGTCAACTGC GCTGTATTTCTCTGCTCGGCATGGAGGGAGGGGGCATCGCTGAGTCTCAGATCTCAGCCTCATCGGTCCGTTACACCATGTTGGGCCTGCAGCGATGGGGACCTGAGCTCTCCCGCCTTAACAACAAGGGACTGGTTAACGCCTGGAGCCCTGCTGGACATGACAAGAACCCATGGATACAG ATCAACATGCAAAGAAAGATGCGATTCACAGGCATGGTGACGCAGGGGGCCAGTCGCATTGGAACAGCAGAGTTCATCAAGGCCTTCAAGGTGGCCTCCAGTCTGGACGGAAAGACTTACATGGTGTacaggacagagggagagaagaaggacCGT GTTTTTGTTGGAAACGTGGACAACGACAGCACCAAGACAAACCTGTTCGATCCTCCCATCATCGCTCAGTACATCCGCATCATCCCCGTGGTGTGTCGTAAAGCCTGCACAATGCGCATGGAGCTGGTGGGCTGCGAGCTCAACG TGTATTCAAACACTGCAGGTTGTTCAGAGCCAATGGGCATGAAATCCCGGCTGGTGACTAATCGCCAGATCACGGCCTCCAGCACCTTCCGCACCTGGGGCATAGAGTCCTTCACATGGCACCCTCACTACGCCCGCCTGGACAAACAGGGCAAGACCAACGCCTGGACCGCCGCCTCCAACAACCGATCTGAGTGGCTGCAG GTGGACCTGGAGTCTCCCAAGAAGATCACAGGAATCATTACACAGGGGGCCAAAGACTTCGGCTCCATCCAGTTCGTCACAGCCTTCAAAGTGGCTTACAGTGATGACGGAAAGTCCTGGACCATGGTGAAGGATGAGaccacaaagacagacagg ATTTTCCCGGGAAACAGCGACAACAACGTGCACAAAAAGAACATCTTCGAGCCGTCGTTCTACGGCCGATACGTCCGCATCCTGCCCTGGGAATGGCACGAGCGCATCACCCTGCGGATGGAGCTTCTGGGCTGCGACGAGTAG